In the genome of Dyadobacter fermentans DSM 18053, the window CGCTCTGTAAATCGGGTTTCGAGAAATGGAGCGAAAAATCGACGGTAGAGCCATACCAAAGGTTGTACTGGTTATCCATTGTAATCGCGGTGACCTGCCTTTTATTCAGGATCGGCCAGCGGTGGGGGTTATGGGTGCTATCATACACCGTCTCATTGGCGCAGTCGATAAAAAAGCAGCCGTATCCGCCTACCCAAAAACCCTTTCGCTTTGCATCCCAGCAGAATGCGCTGCGTGCGGCGAACGACAGGTCTGCATGGGCGACGCGTTCCGCCCAGGGCAGCAACTCGGCCAATTTCCTGACTTTCTTTCCATCATAAATAAAGATGTCTTTGTGGCAGATAAACCATAGACGGTGCTGATCGTCCTCCTTGACGGAAAGAATAGGCCTGTTCGCCAGGGCCTTCCAGCGGTTATCAGCACGGTACTTCCCAGTCGATTTGTTGAAAAGTTTCAGCCCGCGGGAAGTCGCAACCAGCAGATTCGCCTTGCCGTCTATCGGATGAATGCCATTGACCTCGATCGTACTCACCGAATTTACATCCTGATAGGCCTTGATCACGTGGCCGTCGAAGCGGTTCAGCCCATTGCCTGTGCCTATCCAAAGGAAGCCGTCAGCGTCTTTGTATAAGCAGCGGACGTCTTTCGCACTGAGCCCGTCTTCCTCTTTAAGGTTCTGAAAAACAAACTGTGCTTCGGCCACGATCGGGCAAAAGAGCACAATGAGCCAGAATAGCTGAAAGCGGTGCATGTACGGGGCAAATTTCCTGCTGATTGTGTAAGGTAGCCATAACCGAATTCAAAGTAAAGATCGATGAACGAATGGCAGTTGTGGATTTACTAACGGGTATAAACGTTTCTGGACGACCTGCCGGAGGACTGTAAACGACCTAACTACTTTGACCATTTAATCATTGATAGCTCGCCGTTCATACATCCCATTTTTATTACCTCGCATTATGGATAAACTTTACTAAGACACCATCGGTAACCTACTAATCTAACCCAAACGATCAATTTAAATGGTACTCTATCTGGTAGGCGCATTAATCGACTGCACCGCAGTCGTGGCGCTGTCTGCATATTATCTCTATCATCTAATCACTAAAAGAGAGCTCAGCGAACCCAGATACTACTACTGGATTCTCGTGATTTCCATCAGCGGCGTTCTAATCGCATCGCTATATTACTGGTGGCTGGGAAACCTCACAACGGCATCGATTCTGGCGTGGGTAATGGCCGTCCCAGTTGTGGTAACGTTGCTGTTCATTCTCCTGATTATCATCTTCCGTCCGAACTGGAATTGACGCGGTCGACAGTTAACCAGTAGCCCTGCTAGAAAAAATAGAACTAGTGGCCTGCGAGCAAAATAATTAGAAGTGTTACATAGCAGATTCCGAGCATTCGGGGCTCATGTATCCGCTTGAGTGTTGACTTCTGCCTCTTGATCATCAGATTTGGGAAGGGTACTATCCAAACCTAGTTTTACACCATCAAATGCAATCGTGAGATGACGACACCAATGTGTGTATAGTGTGTTCAGGATGATGACGTGAGCGCCTTCGGCTTACTTTGGGCGCCACGTCGTCACTGAATTTGAAGGAAAAGCAGCGGGCGTATTCGCGAAACCGAGCCTTTTCTGTGAAGATTATCAACTTTGTCAAGACATTTCGACGCCTTGGTTCACCGTGAATTATTAAATGTAAAAACTACCATGAAACGATTCATTCAGCGTTGGTTTGGGCTGTTCTATCTGGTCGTCCTGAAAAACAAAATCAAATACTTCTGACGGAAGGGTAGCGACAGCGAATAGTGTGTGTATAGTGGGTATTCCGGACAGCGCGTTGCGTGTCCGGAATTTTTTACCTTATAACCACTCGAATTCACCGCTGTATTTCAGCACAATCGCCCCCAGCGGCGGTAAGGTGAGCGGAATAGAATGCCCCCGGCCGTGCTTTGGAATAGGGTAACTTTCAATGGCATCGTTGCAAATGAGATCTGCGCCCCCATAGCGAAGGTTATCGCTGTTGAAGACTTCCTGATAGTATCCCGGCTTTGAGACGCCGATCCGGTAATTTTCGCGAACTACCGGCGTGAAGTTGGCGATAAAAAGCAGGTCGCCGGCTTCGCTTTTTCTGATCCACGCCAACACACTGTTTGTGCTGTCCTGGTGGTCGATCCACTCGAAGCCTTCGGGCGAATAGTTGTTTTCGAAAAGTGCGGATTCGCGTCGGTAGAGTGCATTGAGGTCTTTGACAAGCCGCTGGATGCCCGAATGCGCCGGACGCTCGTTTTCGTCCCAATCCAGGCTGTAATCATGCCGCCATTCGTGATGCTGACCGAACTCGCCGCCCATAAACAGCAGTTTGCCGCCGGGATGACCGAACATATAAGTGTAAAGCAAACGCAGGTTCGCAAAGCGCTGCCAGTCGTCGCCAGGCATTTTGTGCAGTAGCGAATGCTTGCCGTGAACCACCTCGTCATGCGAAAGCGGAAGGACGAAACGCTCCGAAAAGGCGTAATGCAGACTGAATGACAGTTGTCCCTGGTGATAGGAGCGGTAAATAGCCTCTTTCTGGAAATACGAAAGTGAGTCATGCATCCAGCCCATCATCCATTTCAAGTCGAACCCGAGGCCTCCGTTGCTTACCGGGTGCGTCACGCCGGGCCATGCCGTGGATTCCTCGGCAATGGTGAGCGTGTCTGGAAAAGATTGGTGAACAGCCGCATTGAAGTCGCGCAGAAAGTCAATCGCTTCCAGGTTCTCGCGACCACCGTAGCGGTTCGGAATCCATTCGCCTTCCTTGCGCGAATAGTCGAGGTAGAGCATCGAAGCCACCGCATCTACGCGCAGGCCGTCGATATGAAATTTATCGAGCCAGTAAAGCGCGTTGGAAATGAGGAAGCTTTTCACCTCGTGCCGGCCGTAGTTGAAGATGGCGCTTTGCCAGTCGGGATGAAAGCCCTGCCGCGGGTCGGCGTGCTCGTACAGGTGTGAGCCATCGAAGTAGCCGAGGCCGTGTTCGTCCGTCGGGAAATGGGAGGGGACCCAGTCGAGCAACACGCCGATTTCCACTTCGTGCAGCGCATTTACCAGGAACATAAAGTCCTGCGGCGTGCCAAAGCGGCTTGACGGCGCAAAATAGCCGGTGATCTGGTAACCCCAGGAGCCGTAGAAGGGGTGTTCCATCACGGGCAGAAACTCCACATGCGTGAAACCCATAAACCGGCAGTACTCAGGAAGTTCCTTCGCCAATTCGCGGTAGGTCATCCAGCGGCCCTCTTCCTCGTGGACCCTCCGCCACGAGCCGAGGTGTATTTCGTAAATAGAAAGCGGTCTGTTCAATGCCGGGGACTTACGTTTTTCAATCCAGTTGGCATCGTTCCACTCGAAATCAAGGTTCCATATTACGGAAGCCGTGCGCGGAGGCGTTTCCCAGTAAGTGGCGTATGGGTCGCCTTTTTCCACCTCGTAGCCATTTTGAGAGCGGATGTAATATTTGTACAACTCGCCCTGGCCGATGTTTGGAATAAAACCCTCCCACACGCCCGATCCGTCGTCCCGTGCGGAAAGCGGGTGGGCACCACGCTCCCAGCCATTGAAGTTGCCGATCACGGTCACTTCCACGGCATTGGGCGCCCATACCGCGAAATGCGTACCCGATTCGCCACCCTGGCTGCGTACATGCGCACCTAGTTTATTATAGATATGGTAGTGCTTACCGGATCGGAACAAGTCGATGTCGTAGCCGGTAAGCAATGATTGCCTTTCCAATTGTTGCGTCATAATTCGTTTGTTAAGCCACCACAGCCGCCTCCGATTTGTCCAGAATGGCCCGGATGCCCCTCAAAGGCACCATTACCCAGGATGGTCTGTTGTTTACTTCGTAATTGAGCTCGTAAATCGCCTTTTGCAGCAGGAATGTCCTCAAAAGTATTTCGAGATCGCCTTTCTGGTGCGGGATGATCGCGCCATTGCCCACCGTTTCCAGGTATGCTTTCAGGAAAAAGCCGCTCATATAGTGATACCATTGTTCCACAAACGGCAGCAATTTGCCCGCGTCTTCCGGCCTGATCTGGTTATCCAGGTAAAGGCTGCTGTGAGCCGCATAGTGGAACGACCGCAGCATACCTGCCACGTCGCGTAGCGCCGAGCGTTTCAATCGCCGCTCGCTGTAACTGCGGGCGGGTTCTCCTTCGAAATCGAGCAGGACGAAGTCTTTTCCGGTAAACAGCACCTGGCCCAGGTGGTAGTCGCCATGGATACGGATTTTGGCCGTATCGATTTTGTGGCTGTATACTTTTTTGAGCTCGGTTAGTATTTCATCCCGCAACTGCATGGTTTCCTCGGCCGCCTGGCGCATTTCCGGCGTCAGTTTCTTCATGTTTCGGTTGAGGCTTTGGAATGTGGCACGGACCAGGGATTGCAGCGATGAGTACACCGACCGCTGGTAATGCAACGAAAACTCCTCCGGTTTGAAATCCGGGTTTTCTTTTTCTCCTGCGAGGGCCAGGTGCATTTGCGCCGTACGCTCACCCAGCAGCCTCGCTTGTTCAGCCACATGCACATCCAGCAATTCCTTCATAATGTCTGGAATGTCTTCATAACCCACAGGATCGGTGAGCGTTCCGACCAGCTCGGTAGGCAGCTCGAGGTCTGTTGTGGACAGCACTTTTTCGTTGAAGCTATCCAGTCTGTCGAGCATGTTGGCCCAGGCGTCGGTGGCATTGCTCACCATTTCCTGCATCATGCCCAGCACCATTGAATCCTTTTTGTACTTCCATTCAATGGCGCCGATGTAAGCCGGGATGTTTTTGAAGCGGGCCTTATTGGTAAGGTATTGCGTGATCTCGACGTCGGGGTTAATGGCCCGGTCGACTTTGCGATAGAGTTTGAAGAAATACTTTCCATCATAAGTAATGGAAGTATTGCTCTGCTCTCCTGAAAGCACACGCGGTTTGATGCGGTCAGTTTCCTTGATATGCTGCGCCAGTTCCCGGTTGCCCGTAAAATGAATCTGGCTGTTTTTAGCATTCAACCGTTCGTTGGCTGCCATGTTCTGAATGAGCGCCTGTTGCAATTCAAGTCCGTAAATCGCATCAAACAATACCCCTTCCTCTTCACCCTTGATCTGAATGCGCGCCAGCACGGCCTGCGGGCAGTTTTCGCGGACGTTGAATGCGAACGGCTCCTTGCCGAATGCCACCGGCAGCTGGTACATTTCCGGCAGGTCGTTTTGGTAAGTTGTTTCGATCAAAAGCAGGAAGCACGGCGGGTTATCGCCCAATGGAATGCTGGCGTGGGAAACGATGCTCACTTTGTCGAGGCCTTTGCCTTTTCCTCCGAACCATCTCATTTTCATCAGATAGGCCGGAAGAATTTGCGTTTCCAGTTTTTCCAGCATATTCGGTTCCAAAAGATCTTTCCATTTATCGAGTTTCACCAATGGTAGCTCACGGTTGTCGTCGATCTCGGGATGCGTTTTCTGCATCAGGAAGCATTGGCAGCCGTACGCTTCCAATGTGAAAAAGTAGGGTGTGTTGTCCTTCACCGACGGGAATTTGTTTTTACTATAAATTTCCACCGGCTGAAACCCTTTATATTGATCCAGATCGAGCTCCACAGGTTGCGGGAACCTCGACAAATTGGCGA includes:
- the glgB gene encoding 1,4-alpha-glucan branching protein GlgB — encoded protein: MTQQLERQSLLTGYDIDLFRSGKHYHIYNKLGAHVRSQGGESGTHFAVWAPNAVEVTVIGNFNGWERGAHPLSARDDGSGVWEGFIPNIGQGELYKYYIRSQNGYEVEKGDPYATYWETPPRTASVIWNLDFEWNDANWIEKRKSPALNRPLSIYEIHLGSWRRVHEEEGRWMTYRELAKELPEYCRFMGFTHVEFLPVMEHPFYGSWGYQITGYFAPSSRFGTPQDFMFLVNALHEVEIGVLLDWVPSHFPTDEHGLGYFDGSHLYEHADPRQGFHPDWQSAIFNYGRHEVKSFLISNALYWLDKFHIDGLRVDAVASMLYLDYSRKEGEWIPNRYGGRENLEAIDFLRDFNAAVHQSFPDTLTIAEESTAWPGVTHPVSNGGLGFDLKWMMGWMHDSLSYFQKEAIYRSYHQGQLSFSLHYAFSERFVLPLSHDEVVHGKHSLLHKMPGDDWQRFANLRLLYTYMFGHPGGKLLFMGGEFGQHHEWRHDYSLDWDENERPAHSGIQRLVKDLNALYRRESALFENNYSPEGFEWIDHQDSTNSVLAWIRKSEAGDLLFIANFTPVVRENYRIGVSKPGYYQEVFNSDNLRYGGADLICNDAIESYPIPKHGRGHSIPLTLPPLGAIVLKYSGEFEWL
- the treS gene encoding maltose alpha-D-glucosyltransferase; its protein translation is MEYRKGMPDKNLHWYKDAIIYELHIKAFKDGNCDGIGDFKGLLEQLDYLQDLGVTAIWLLPFYPSPLRDDGYDIADYYTINPSYGDIQEFKTFLREAHKRGLKVITELVINHTSDQHPWFQRARRAPKGSAYRNFYVWTDDPHQFKDARIIFQDYEKSNWTWDNEAEQYYWHRFFHHQPDLNYDSMDVQEEIFKIINFWCKMGVDGFRLDAVPYLFERDGTNCENLPETHAFLKKLRKYVDDRYPGTLLLAEANMWPEDSAAYFGDGDECQMNYHFPIMPRMFMSLQMEDRYPLTDIFDQTPAIPDNCQWGIFLRNHDELTLEMVTDEERDYMYKTYVKDPKARINLGIRHRLAPLMENNRKKIELLNSLLFTFPGTPIIYYGDEIGMGDNFYLGDRDGVRTPMQWSPDRNAGFSQANPQRLYLPLILDPQYHYESVNVELQSRNSSSLLWWMRRAISTRKKYKAFSRGDIKFLNHENAKVLAFTRSFEDETMLVIANLSRFPQPVELDLDQYKGFQPVEIYSKNKFPSVKDNTPYFFTLEAYGCQCFLMQKTHPEIDDNRELPLVKLDKWKDLLEPNMLEKLETQILPAYLMKMRWFGGKGKGLDKVSIVSHASIPLGDNPPCFLLLIETTYQNDLPEMYQLPVAFGKEPFAFNVRENCPQAVLARIQIKGEEEGVLFDAIYGLELQQALIQNMAANERLNAKNSQIHFTGNRELAQHIKETDRIKPRVLSGEQSNTSITYDGKYFFKLYRKVDRAINPDVEITQYLTNKARFKNIPAYIGAIEWKYKKDSMVLGMMQEMVSNATDAWANMLDRLDSFNEKVLSTTDLELPTELVGTLTDPVGYEDIPDIMKELLDVHVAEQARLLGERTAQMHLALAGEKENPDFKPEEFSLHYQRSVYSSLQSLVRATFQSLNRNMKKLTPEMRQAAEETMQLRDEILTELKKVYSHKIDTAKIRIHGDYHLGQVLFTGKDFVLLDFEGEPARSYSERRLKRSALRDVAGMLRSFHYAAHSSLYLDNQIRPEDAGKLLPFVEQWYHYMSGFFLKAYLETVGNGAIIPHQKGDLEILLRTFLLQKAIYELNYEVNNRPSWVMVPLRGIRAILDKSEAAVVA